The Ictalurus punctatus breed USDA103 chromosome 9, Coco_2.0, whole genome shotgun sequence genome contains a region encoding:
- the lrfn5a gene encoding leucine-rich repeat and fibronectin type-III domain-containing protein 5 — MEKLLVCLLVIGMAVKAQICPKRCVCQILSPNLATLCAKKGLLFVPPNIDRHTVELRLADNFVTSVKRKDFANMTRLVDLTLSRNTISYITPHAFTDLENLRALHLNHNRLTRIGNDTFSGMSKLHHLILNNNQLTHIHLGAFNDLLALEELDLSYNNLETIPWEAIQRMISLHTLSLDHNMIDYIPEGTFSLLQKLNRLDVTSNKLQKLPPDPLFQRAQVLATSGVLTSSSFALSFGGNPLHCNCELLWLRRLSREDDLETCATPAHLSGRYFWSIPEEEFLCEPPLITRHSQEMRVLEGQRVTLRCKARGDPEPVIHWISPDGKLVSNSSRTIIYNNGTLDILISTVKDTGSFTCISSNPAGEAHQTIELVIIKLPYISNSTNNIQEPDPGSSDISTSSRTGANGSNHTADSKASSDKRVVIAEATSSTALIKFNFQRNIPGIRMFQIQYNGTYDDSLVYRMIPPTSKNFLVNNLAAGTQYDLCVLAIYDDAITSLTATRVVGCVQFTTESEYLRCHFMQSQFLGGTMILIIGGIIVASVLVFIIILMIRYKVCMSSDRAKGTDAATRVQPDAAVSPMANKEGAVAPEGGDECQKSSAPGFPDSLTQSSETSLPDCSTETSVVSQSWDTGGSSGSIKPKRRPAPKPEEKTDPVLGAETHNTNRNNSKTPLLRSVPPSGPAPLLPSRFRDTPILRRAPPRPCVSKYLTLPAEGTRAAPRRYSLNEDFSKHHYYAGKPGNARCKRSVSMNGMLASVENSDMDKGVYSSSEWILESTV; from the exons ATGGAAAAGCTGCTCGTCTGCCTGTTGGTCATTGGAATGGCAGTGAAGGCCCAGATCTGTCCGAAGCGCTGCGTGTGCCAGATTTTATCGCCCAACCTCGCAACACTTTGCGCCAAAAAAGGGCTTCTGTTTGTGCCACCCAACATCGACCGGCACACGGTGGAGCTACGGCTTGCGGACAACTTCGTAACTAGCGTCAAACGGAAAGACTTCGCCAACATGACCAGACTCGTGGACCTCACCTTGTCGAGGAATACGATAAGTTACATTACGCCTCACGCGTTCACGGACTTGGAAAACCTTCGCGCCTTGCACTTGAACCATAACAGGCTGACTCGGATAGGAAATGACACGTTTAGCGGCATGTCCAAGCTGCATCATTTGATTCTCAATAACAATCAGTTGACTCACATCCACCTGGGAGCTTTTAATGACCTTCTGGCCTTGGAGGAGCTGGATTTGTCCTACAACAACCTTGAAACAATACCCTGGGAGGCAATTCAGAGGATGATCAGCCTTCATACACTCAGCTTGGACCACAACATGATTGATTACATTCCAGAAGGCACTTTTTCCCTGTTACAAAAACTCAACCGACTGGATGTGACCTCCAACAAGCTCCAGAAGCTTCCACCGGATCCTCTTTTCCAAAGGGCGCAGGTTCTGGCAACATCTGGAGTGCTCACGTCTTCATCGTTTGCCCTGAGTTTTGGTGGAAATCCTTTGCACTGCAATTGCGAGCTGCTCTGGCTTCGCCGACTGAGTCGTGAGGACGATTTGGAGACTTGCGCGACCCCTGCGCACTTATCCGGACGATATTTCTGGTCTATTCCGGAAGAGGAGTTCCTGTGTGAGCCACCGCTTATCACGAGGCACTCTCAAGAGATGAGGGTGCTCGAAGGTCAACGCGTAACCCTTCGATGCAAAGCGAGAGGAGATCCTGAACCCGTGATCCACTGGATATCACCTGACGGCAAGCTGGTCTCGAACTCCTCGCGTACCATCATTTACAATAACGGGACCTTGGATATCTTGATCAGTACGGTCAAAGATACTGGATCCTTCACTTGTATCTCTTCGAACCCAGCCGGTGAAGCCCACCAAACCATCGAGCTTGTCATTATCAAGCTTCCGTACATCAGCAACAGCACCAATAACATCCAGGAGCCAGATCCGGGCTCGTCGGATATATCCACGTCCAGCAGAACCGGAGCCAACGGAAGTAACCACACAGCAGACTCGAAAGCGAGCTCAGATAAGCGTGTGGTGATCGCCGAGGCCACTTCATCCACAGCGCTCATTAAGTTTAACTTCCAAAGGAATATTCCTGGGATTCGCATGTTTCAGATCCAGTACAATGGCACCTATGATGACTCTCTTGTTTACAG AATGATTCCACCGACGAGCAAAAACTTCCTGGTGAACAACCTGGCGGCCGGGACTCAGTACGATCTCTGCGTCCTCGCCATCTACGACGACGCCATCACGTCCCTCACGGCCACGCGCGTCGTCGGCTGCGTCCAGTTCACCACCGAGTCCGAGTACCTCCGCTGCCACTTCATGCAGTCGCAGTTCCTCGGAGGAACCATGATCCTGATCATCGGCGGCATCATCGTCGCCTCCGTTCTGgtcttcatcatcatcctcatgaTCCGTTACAAGGTGTGCATGAGCAGCGACCGCGCTAAAGGAACCGACGCCGCCACCAGGGTGCAGCCCGACGCCGCCGTCAGTCCCATGGCCAATAAAGAGGGCGCGGTGGCTCCCGAGGGTGGCGACGAGTGCCAGAAAAGCTCCGCCCCCGGATTTCCGGATTCCCTCACTCAGTCGTCAGAGACTTCTCTTCCTGATTGTTCCACCGAGACGTCCGTCGTGAGCCAGAGTTGGGACACGGGAGGATCTTCGGGGTCCATCAAACCCAAACGGAGACCGGCGCCGAAGCCGGAGGAGAAGACCGATCCGGTGCTCGGCGCCGAGACGCACAACACCAACCGCAACAACTCGAAAACACCACTCCTGCGTTCCGTTCCGCCATCAGGCCCCGCCCCTTTGCTGCCTTCTCGCTTCAGGGACACACCCATCCTGAGGAGGGCGCCGCCTCGTCCCTGCGTATCGAAATATCTCACACTGCCGGCAGAGGGGACGCGAGCTGCACCGCGCAGGTACTCGCTAAACGAAGACTTTTCCAAACACCACTACTACGCCGGCAAGCCCGGGAACGCTCGGTGTAAGCGGAGCGTATCCATGAACGGAATGCTAGCCAGCGTGGAAAATTCGGATATGGATAAAGGGGTGTATTCCAGTTCAGAGTGGATCCTAGAGAGCACGGTGTGA